In Chitinophaga sp. H8, the sequence TCAGAGAACTCCCTCCCATGGAAAAACAGATCAACTCTTTCTATGGATTGTTCAGCTTAGCCTATAAAAACTACGTTTACCTGGATGCTTCTATCCGCCGGGATGCCACTTCTACTCTTCCGCAAAAGAACAATACCTACTGGTACCCTTCTTTATCCGGTAGTTTTATTCTTACCGATGCTTTCCCTATCAAAAGCAGTACACTCAGCTATGCCAAACTGAGAGCTTCTGCGGCAGAAGTAGGTAGTGATACCGATCCTTATACACAGGGCATTTATTACGACCTGTACGAATTTCCTTTTAATGGTACCTCTGCCGGAAAAATAGCTACGAATGTATTACCCAATAAAGACCTGATGCCTACACGTACCCGGTCTTTTGAGGTAGGTACGGAAATAAAACTCCTTAACAATGCGATCGGCCTGGATGTTACCTATTATACACAGAACTCCCGTGACCAGATCAATTACGTGCCGGCACCTAACTCTTCCGGTTATCCGCAAAGAGTGGTCAATGCAGGGGTGATACAAAATAATGGCTGGGAAATAGGTATCACCACCACGCCGGTTAAAAGCAAAGACTTTCGCTGGGACCTGAACGTGAATTTTGCCCGTAATAAGAACCGGGTATTATCACTGGCGGAAGGGATCCCCTTTCTCACGCTATCCGATGCCCGTTGGCTGGGCGTATCTGTAGTAGCCCAACCGGATGCGGCGTATGGGGCCATCCTGGGATATGATTATCTCAAAGACCCTCATGGCAACATCATCCTGGACGCTGTAACCCTCAATCCCAAAGCCTCTGATGAAAGGCGGGTAATGGGAAAAGGGACCTGGAACTGGACCGGTGGGATTACAACAACACTTTCGTATAAAAATTTCACGCTCAATGCAGTGGTGGATATCAAGCAGGGAGCGGATATATTCTCTATGACAAATCTCTTTGCAGTATTGCGTGGTAGCCAGCAAAGCACACTGGAAGGCAGACAGGAATGGATCAAATCTGAAGAAGAAAGACAAGCTGCCCGTAAAACACTGGAAGAATGGAAGGCAATGGGCAAAACACAGGGGTACGTGCCACAAGGTGTGGTAGAAGGCAAAGATGCGGATGGTAAAACCATTTATACGCCGAACACAACTGCCGTTGATCCGGCAGCATACTGGTCCAGGTTTTATGGGGATAACAAAGGTATTATCACTCCCTTCCTCTTTGATGCCAGCTATATAAAGATGAGAGAGATTATGCTTACCTACAGCCTGCCCAAAGGATTATTGCATAAAGCACGCATTGCAGATATGAGCCTGTCTATCGTAAGCAGAAACCCTTTTATACTGTATAAAAAGTTGCCTAATGTAGATCCCGATTCCAACTATAACAACGGAAACGGACAAGGCCTGGAATATGGCTCGCTGCCTTCCAGAAGAAGCTGGGGAGTAAACCTGAATTTCAGGTTTTAGCAGCCCTGGATGCCTTATATCCAATTTTTAATTTGTCAACCAACAGAAAATCATGAAACACAGGACTCATTATATACTCATCACCTGCCTGTTGCTGGTCTTGCCCTTTGCTGCCTGCAACAAGTTTGGTAATATGAATACCAACCCGGTGCAATCCGTACAAATGGACCCTGCCATCCAGCTTAGCTTTGTGCAGCTGCAATATTCCGGGAATCTGGAAACCAATGAAAGATTGGGAGCAATGCTTACTATGCCTATGGTCCAGCATATTGGAGGCGCCTGGAGCAATCAGTATGGTGGCATGTATGCAAAGCAGATGGAATACATGTCCATCTTGTGGCAATCCAATTACATCAGCGAAATACGTAATATCGTTGATGCTGTAAAAAGAAGTACCGGCGATCCCAAACGCATAAACCTGAACGCTATATGCCGGATTATGAAAGTATTTATATTTTCCCGCATCACGGATCTCTATGGCGACATTCCATACACAGAAGCGGCAGCAGCCTATACAGATAACACGATCAAACCTAAATACGATCGCCAGGAAGATATATACAACGACTTCTTCAAGGAACTGACAGAAGCGGTAGCACAACTGGATCCCCAAAAAGAAACCAATCCACAGGATCTGTTTTTTAAAGGCAATGTAACACAATGGAAACGATTTGGGAATTCTCTCCACCTCCGGTTAGCCATGCGCCTTATAAAAGTAAACCCGGACAAGGCAAAAGCGGAAGTCAAAAAAGCCTTTGATGGTGGTCTGATGGCCAGCAATGAAGATATCTGCCTCCTGCGTCATGAAAACATACAGGCTACCTATAGCGATGTACGTGGTAACGGGTTGTCTGCTGCCCTTAACCAGGGAGATCTTATCAGCTACCGCATTTCAAATACATTTATTAATTCCCTCAAAAACACCAATGATCCCCGGCTGGAACATTTTGTCAGATATTACTGGGATAATCCCTATAAGCCTTTTGAAAGAGTAGATATTACAGCAGAAGTAAAAGCGCAGGTAGGCTATGTAGGTGTAAGCAATGGCCTGTTTATCTGGGATGAATGGAAAGAGCCACTTACCATACAATCACCTGTATTAGGTGAGCAAAAAGTACTTAACAACCTGCAAAAAGCGCAGCTGGCCAATTTCCTGATCACCAACAATGCTCCTTACATGCACCTCACTTATGCGGAGGTAGAACTATTGCTGGCTGAAGCCTGCTTCCGCTGGAATCTTAACCTGGGCGGCAATCATACAGTGCATTACAACAATGGTATGAAAGCAGCCTGCCAGCAACTGGCATTGTTTCCTGGTGGTCCGGTAATTACTGACCAGCAAATCACCAAATTTCAGGCAGACAATGTACTGGCACCTGGAAAAGAGCTCTCTCAGATCAATACACAACTATGGACCGCCTTACTGTTAAACGGACCTGAAGCATATGCCAACTGGCGCCGTACCGGGTTCCCTAAACTTGAACCTGGATATAACCCTACCTATTCTGCTATCAAAACTATCCCCCGCCGCTTCGAGTATCCGCTTACCGAAAAAGAACAGAACAGTGTAAACTACAATGAAGCACTCAAGAGCATGGGAGGCAAAGATGACTGGACCAACCGGGTATGGTGGGACAAACAATAACTATTTAGCAATAAGGTAACCGTTCACGTTATAAACTAATCTGATGCGCATCAATTTATATAAAATAGCCTTATTAGGAGCAGTACTGCTGGCTATCTTCCAGACAGGATGTAAAAAAGATCATATCAAGGATCCGGAATTTGGTACTGGCGACTATCCCCGGATCTATGATGAAACAAATACCTTCTTCTCTCCCATCCGTGTTATTAGCATGGGAGAAACAACCTCCTATAATAACCTGTCTTATTCACCGGCAGGTAAAGTAAAAATTGCATGGAAGGTAGATGATGAGGTAAAGTCGGCTGATACGGCCTTTTCCTTTACTCCCACCACGGGCGGTGAATTTACTATTTCCCTGGAAGTAGCGTTCAATGGATTGAAAAGTACCCGTAGCAGTAAAGTGCTTGTAAAGCCGGATACTTATACGCTCAAACCTTATGACAAGGTGGTATTGGCCTACTTGTCTGAAAACGGCACTGCCGCAGCCATCGATTTTGAAACGATTACACATGTGGCCTGCCAGTATGGGCGTGTAGCCGCAGATGGCGGACTGGATGTAAGTGCCGGTGAAAGTAATAGTAAAACCGATGAGGTAGTTGCACGCGCTCACCTTGCCGGCAGACAAGCATTACTGGGTATAGCAGGCCGGCTGTCGGGTATGGATGGCTGGGCACTCTATGGGGCCAGCGATTTTGGCGACGCTATCCGCAAATCCGACATGCGGGCTATCCTTGTGGCAAACATAAAAGCCTATGTAACCGCTAAAAAACTGGATGGCGTAGATATTATGATGAGTGATATCAATGTGGATCCCTATATCCCCCACCTGACATCACTACCTGCCTTTATAAGTGAACTAAAAGCAGCATTACCTGCCGATGCGCTTATCACCGTTACTGTGGCTCCTTCCTGGCAACACTGGAGTTATCCCGATCTGTCGGCGGCCGACTGGGTACATGTACGTGCTTTTGAAGATGGCCTCCACGTGGGCGAACACGTGCCCAGGGGCCAGCCTTCCGGCTTTGATTATATGAAAACCGCAGCAGATATCTGGAAAAACTTTCACCTGCCCGCAGAGAAAATTGTAATAGGCATCCCCGCTTTTGGCCTGCGCTATAATGAAATTGATGATGAGGGGAATAACCTGGGCTGGGGCTCCTATGACTATATCACATTTAAAAATATACTGGAGCTGGACCCTACAGCTGGTGGAAAGGAAAAGATAGACCATGCCTTCGGGGTATATTATAATGGCGTACCACTGGTAAAGCAAAAAGCGGAATACATCAAAACCAGCTCCTTCAAGGGTGCTTACCTCTGGGCAGCGGATTATGATATCAAAGGAGATGGCTCCCTGCTGAAAACAATGTATACCGCACTCAAATAGTAATTTCACCCAAAAGCCCCCATAATAGCAGGCCGGATTTATTCCGGTCTGCTCTATTTACGGTCGTTGTGTAATCGCCTGATATCCTGTACGTAGTAATTCTTTATATCTTTGTCATGTGACGGAAGCATCAAATAACACCTTACGTAAGATCATCCATATTGATATGGATGCGTTTTATGCTTCGGTAGAGCAGCGGGATAACCCCCTGTATCAAAATAAGCCGATTGTGGTGGGTGGTTCACCGGAAGGCCGTGGAGGCGTAGTCGCAACTGCCAGCTATGAAGCCCGTAAGTTTGGGATACGTTCCGCCATGTCATCCAAAAGGGCACAACAACTTTGTCCAGATGCTATTTTCGTGAGGCCCCGCTTTGCTGCCTACAAGGAAGCTTCTCAAAAGATCAGAGAGATATTTCAACGTTATACAGATCTGATCGAGCCTCTTTCCCTTGATGAAGCCTACCTGGATGTTACGATAGATAAACAAAACATCGGCTCTGCTATTGCTATCGCCAAACTTATTAAACAGGCTATTAAGGATGAACTTCAACTCACCG encodes:
- a CDS encoding SusD/RagB family nutrient-binding outer membrane lipoprotein, giving the protein MKHRTHYILITCLLLVLPFAACNKFGNMNTNPVQSVQMDPAIQLSFVQLQYSGNLETNERLGAMLTMPMVQHIGGAWSNQYGGMYAKQMEYMSILWQSNYISEIRNIVDAVKRSTGDPKRINLNAICRIMKVFIFSRITDLYGDIPYTEAAAAYTDNTIKPKYDRQEDIYNDFFKELTEAVAQLDPQKETNPQDLFFKGNVTQWKRFGNSLHLRLAMRLIKVNPDKAKAEVKKAFDGGLMASNEDICLLRHENIQATYSDVRGNGLSAALNQGDLISYRISNTFINSLKNTNDPRLEHFVRYYWDNPYKPFERVDITAEVKAQVGYVGVSNGLFIWDEWKEPLTIQSPVLGEQKVLNNLQKAQLANFLITNNAPYMHLTYAEVELLLAEACFRWNLNLGGNHTVHYNNGMKAACQQLALFPGGPVITDQQITKFQADNVLAPGKELSQINTQLWTALLLNGPEAYANWRRTGFPKLEPGYNPTYSAIKTIPRRFEYPLTEKEQNSVNYNEALKSMGGKDDWTNRVWWDKQ
- a CDS encoding glycosyl hydrolase family 18 protein yields the protein MRINLYKIALLGAVLLAIFQTGCKKDHIKDPEFGTGDYPRIYDETNTFFSPIRVISMGETTSYNNLSYSPAGKVKIAWKVDDEVKSADTAFSFTPTTGGEFTISLEVAFNGLKSTRSSKVLVKPDTYTLKPYDKVVLAYLSENGTAAAIDFETITHVACQYGRVAADGGLDVSAGESNSKTDEVVARAHLAGRQALLGIAGRLSGMDGWALYGASDFGDAIRKSDMRAILVANIKAYVTAKKLDGVDIMMSDINVDPYIPHLTSLPAFISELKAALPADALITVTVAPSWQHWSYPDLSAADWVHVRAFEDGLHVGEHVPRGQPSGFDYMKTAADIWKNFHLPAEKIVIGIPAFGLRYNEIDDEGNNLGWGSYDYITFKNILELDPTAGGKEKIDHAFGVYYNGVPLVKQKAEYIKTSSFKGAYLWAADYDIKGDGSLLKTMYTALK